CCGTTCGGCGAAGCTCTCCGCACCGATCGAGTCGAACGCGTCATATGCCATCCGAAGTTGCTCGCGGGCGTCGCGCCGACGGCGCTGACGGCGTAGCCATTCGCCGTACACGAGGTGAGCCCGGGCAAGGTCGGGCGCGGCGGTGGTGTGACCCAGGTGATCGATCGCTTCACTGAACAGGCCTTCGGCGTCGGCGTCGTTGCTGACGAGCGCGCGCGAACGGGCAAGCACCCCAACTGCCCAGGATGAGCCGCTAGCACGAGCTCGTTCCGACAGCCTTCCCAGACCCCGCCAGGCGGCCGCGCGATCGTCGGTACGAGCGGCCGCTTCGACCATATCCGGCAAGGTGAGTGTCCCGAGGTAGATGAGATCCTCGTCGAACACGTCCTGGGCGCCGACCAGCGCTGCGTCGTAGTGGGCGAGGCCGATGTCGAGCAGTGTGATCGCAGATAGCGAATGCGTGATGCCAGCTCCCTGGCCCCGGTCGGTCGATTCCGAGGTGATGGCTTCGGCGGTCGAGCGAGCCTGAGCCTCTTGACCCCGCCAGACCTGACAGAGGAGTGGACCCGCTCCAGGGGACCCGACGACTCCCGTATTCCCGGTCGCTGCTGCAATCTCATTTTCTTCTGCGCTACAGACTTCGGCGGCAGCGAGCTGACCGGCCTGGACCCGATACCAGCCTTGGTAGTTCAGTGCCACAGGCAGCGTGGTGAGCGCCCCCCGATCACGGGCAATGTCGACCCACCGGTCGGCCAGTGCCGTTTGCGCCTCATCGTCCCACAACTCGCCGGCTGCAAGACAGCCCAGCATCATCCACCGCAGACCGTCTTCGATCCGAAGCCCGTCGGCTCGAAGTGCGGCGACGGCCTCACGAAGTACCGGCACCGCAGCAGGATGTCCGCTCGTCAGGAGGGTCGCATATCCGTCAAGAAGGAGGTCCGCGACCGTCGGCGGCGCCTTGGGGAGCGTCGGCATCTCGAGAGCGGCTCGGGCGATGTCGTGTAGGTCCACGTCCACCGCAAGGCGACCTGCATAGAGAGCTGCTTGCATTGCCTCGAGCATGGTGTCGCGAGCGAGCCGAAGGTCGAACGATTCGAGGCCCCGTGCCGCTCGCAGCAGGAGCGATGGGGCTTCTTCGAGCTGCCCGAGGGCATAGCGAATCGCCCCCTTCAACCGCGTCGCGTGGGAACGTCTCCGCTTGTCGATGGGCCGCGGTGTCACCTGGTCCAACAGACCCTGGGCCCTGAGCGGGGCGCCACCGGTGAGCTCGGCTTCGGCCGCGGCAAGCAGCCGGTCTTCCTGGTGACGCTCGTCAGGACTGAGCTGCGCGGCACGCTCGAGGAAGGCGGCCGTGGCCGCGTAGCCACCTCTTACCCGGGCCCGGTCAGCCGAGGCCTCGAGCTCGGCTGCAACGCTCTCATCTGGAGCGATGGCCGCCGACGCCCTGTGCCAGGCCCGACGATCCGGGTGCAGCTCGGGGTCGCACGTCTCGGCCAGCGCCTGATGGACCCGCTGGCGCTCGGGAACGGACGCACCGTGGTAGACGGCCGAACGAATCAGGGGGTGACGAAAGGTGATCGGCGGGCCGAAACCCACCAATCGCTCGGCCTGGGCAGGAGCGACAGCATCCTGTCTGATCCCGAGGCGCTCGGCTGCCCGCCAGAGCCGCACCGGTGCGGCGGAGGGCTCGGCTGCCGCCAGCAGGAGCAGCGTTTGGGTCTCGCCCGGCAGGGTGCTCAACACGCGCAGGAATCGTTCTTCGAGCGGGCTGCCCAGAGGCAGAGGCTCAGGGAGGGGCGACCAACCCGCGAGCTGGTCCGGCGTCAGCTCGCCGGGCAGCTCTAGAAGAGCGAGCGGGTTGCCACCGGTCTCGGCCACGATTCGGGCACCGACGCCTTCGTCCAGGCTGCCTCTGACCACCGAGCTGAGGAGCTGGTGGGCCTCGCCATCTGGGAGTCCACCCACGTGTACGTCGGGTAGCCCTGGGAGAGGGGCGTCGCGCTCGATGGTCTCGCGAACAGCACACAGCAGCACGATGCGGTCGGCGTAGAGCCGGCGGGCGACGAAGCCGAACACGTCCGCCGACTCCTGATCAAGCCACTGCGCGTCGTCCAATATCACCAGCAGGGGCTGCTCGACGGCTGCGTCGGCGAGCAGGGTGAGCACGGCCAGGTCGACCAGGAAGGGATCCGGGGCCTCACCAGTGACGAGGCCAAAGGCGACACCGAGCGCTTGGCGCTGTGGTGGCGGCAGCAGCTCGACGCCAGCCATGAACGGCACGAGCAGTTGGTGGAGGGCCGCAAAGCCCAGGCTCGTCTCGGACTCGACGCCGGCGACCCTTGCCATTCTCATGGAAGGAGCTGACTGCACCGCGTACTCGAGAAGGGCGGTCTTGCCAACACCGGGCTCGCCCCGAAGCACCAGCGCGCCGCTCAGCCCCTGGCGGGCGGCATCAAGCAAGCCATCGAGCCGCTTCCGCTCCTCCACCCGATCGAGCAGCATCCTCCAGGATGGTAATCGTCGGGGAAGGCAAAGACTGGGGTCCTCGGGGATTCGAGCGCCCGCACCTGCTCCTTACGGTAATGACGAAGCTCGATTCGAACAGATCCACGGGTGCGGAGCATTTACCCCGAAAAGGACGACTGACGTCGCTCACCCCATGTCGGTGGGCGATGAAGCTGCGTCCGTGCTGGGCGCGGGCGTCTCCCGAACCTCGGCGTCCCCATAGCTCGTGCGTCGGCCGAAACGGCCGAGGATGCGCGGGAAGCGGGGCAATGGCGGCGACTCCCACGCCGGTCCTCCACCGCCGAACCAGTGCTCGATCGCAGGCCCCGGAGGTCTGACGTGCCCGAGCCAATAGAGCCAGACGGCAAAGAGAGCGCCGCCGACAGTAATGCCGAAGCAGATCCACAGCACCGTGCTCGTGACCGAATTGGCGAAGCCCGTGGCACTGATGGCGAAGTGCAGAAGGATCGGTCCGATCATGAAGGCTGCGACAGCACGCATCAGCTCGATGATTGAGAAGACTCCTTGCAAGAGGTTGTTGCGCAGGGAGAACCCGACGATGAACAGTGCCGGTACCACGGAGGCGCCGACACCGACCCCGATGAGGCCGGAGCCCACCAACGTCACCATGGAGGTCGGCGGGATGGCCGATGCCAGCACGACGATCCCGGCGCCAAGCAGGACCATACCGCTCAGGGCGAAGTAGTGGATCAAGTGGGAGCGGAAGACGATAGCGAAGACGACGGCAGCGACCACGGCTCCACCGAACTCGGGGAAGTAGAGCAGCCCTGCGTGCAGGGGAGGGAACTGGCGCTGGAGGAGGGTCTCGCTCAAGGCGATGGCCGACACGGCGGCGGCGGCGGCGCACAGAGCGGCTACGACCCCGGCCACTGGGAACGTGCTGTTCAGGATGCGAACGCACAGCAGTGGTCGTTTCGAGCGGTACTGGCGGACGAAAAGGATGACGATCAGGGCCAGTCCCCCGAGCAGGGGCCCCAGGGTGGCCGGATCGAGGAAGCTGTGGGTGGCGAGCTCAGAGGCGCCGTAGAAGGCCGCCACCGAGCCGCCGGCGGCGAGGCCGACGGTTATTGCGTCCTTCGGCGAGGAGGGGTTAGCCGGTGGGGTGTCCCGGAAGGTCAGCACCGAGAGGGCCAGGGCCGCCACCGCGATGGCGGCGAGAATCCAGAACAGCGGCCGCCAGCCGTTGAACGAGGCCTGGACGCCGCCGATCAGCGGGCCCAGGGCCACGGCGCCGAAGATGCACACGTTGAGGATGACCACCGTCGAGCGGAGCTTGGCCACCGGATAGTCGAGAACCAGCGGCGGCACGGCTCCGATGAGCAGGAGGCTGGTGCACAGTCCCTGGAGGATGTGTCCGGCGATGTACATCCCCGGATTGGTCGCCGCCGCCGCCAGGACCGAGCCGATCACCAGCAGGCTGGCATAGACGAGCACCATCCGCCTCTGGTGCAGATGCTGGGCCAGTTGAAATGCCAGCACGGTACCCACCGCGTAGCCGGCGTTGGCCAGCCCCGAGGTCAGTTCCACGGTCTGCAAGCTCATGTGCAGCTGGCTGGCGATCGTCGGCGTGATCGATTGGAGCGCCGCCGCCAGCACCAGGTAGGGAACGAGCGCGAACACGACCATCGCCGCCACCACCGGATAGCGGCCCGCCAGGGGACCTCGAAATCGCGTCATTGCCGAGCTGAAGCGCTGGCTGGACGTCGCCCCCGCCGGCGGCGAATCGCGGACTGTGTACTGGGACATGTCTACTCCACCGGTGTCGGCCTGTTGGAGCGCGCCCCCCGGGATACGAGCCCAGAACTTGCGGATTGAGAGACGACTCCCGTTCGGGGGGAGTCTAGTTTCGCACCCGGACGAACCGGGCCGAGGCGTACGGTCGACGCGGTCGACTTATTGGGGATCCGCACCCGGCGAGCGTGTCCGTGCGGGGTTCGTCTTCCCGCGCGCCGTCGGCGCTGTCCCCGTGCCCTCGAAGGTGGCGGAGAACAGGTAGCTGGTCGCCAGGCTGCGGAACGGCCGCCAGCTCTCGGCGATCGAGAGCACTTCCTCCTCGCTGGGAAGGTGTTCGAGCCCATAGGCACGCTGGACTGCTCTG
This genomic stretch from Acidimicrobiales bacterium harbors:
- a CDS encoding LuxR family transcriptional regulator; this translates as MLLDRVEERKRLDGLLDAARQGLSGALVLRGEPGVGKTALLEYAVQSAPSMRMARVAGVESETSLGFAALHQLLVPFMAGVELLPPPQRQALGVAFGLVTGEAPDPFLVDLAVLTLLADAAVEQPLLVILDDAQWLDQESADVFGFVARRLYADRIVLLCAVRETIERDAPLPGLPDVHVGGLPDGEAHQLLSSVVRGSLDEGVGARIVAETGGNPLALLELPGELTPDQLAGWSPLPEPLPLGSPLEERFLRVLSTLPGETQTLLLLAAAEPSAAPVRLWRAAERLGIRQDAVAPAQAERLVGFGPPITFRHPLIRSAVYHGASVPERQRVHQALAETCDPELHPDRRAWHRASAAIAPDESVAAELEASADRARVRGGYAATAAFLERAAQLSPDERHQEDRLLAAAEAELTGGAPLRAQGLLDQVTPRPIDKRRRSHATRLKGAIRYALGQLEEAPSLLLRAARGLESFDLRLARDTMLEAMQAALYAGRLAVDVDLHDIARAALEMPTLPKAPPTVADLLLDGYATLLTSGHPAAVPVLREAVAALRADGLRIEDGLRWMMLGCLAAGELWDDEAQTALADRWVDIARDRGALTTLPVALNYQGWYRVQAGQLAAAEVCSAEENEIAAATGNTGVVGSPGAGPLLCQVWRGQEAQARSTAEAITSESTDRGQGAGITHSLSAITLLDIGLAHYDAALVGAQDVFDEDLIYLGTLTLPDMVEAAARTDDRAAAWRGLGRLSERARASGSSWAVGVLARSRALVSNDADAEGLFSEAIDHLGHTTAAPDLARAHLVYGEWLRRQRRRRDAREQLRMAYDAFDSIGAESFAERARIELLATGERARKRSVDTRYELTAQEAQIARLASEGTSNPAIAARLFISPSTVEYHLKKVFRKLDVGSRLQLAPALLGQGQARQPAVTNP
- a CDS encoding MFS transporter, with the translated sequence MSQYTVRDSPPAGATSSQRFSSAMTRFRGPLAGRYPVVAAMVVFALVPYLVLAAALQSITPTIASQLHMSLQTVELTSGLANAGYAVGTVLAFQLAQHLHQRRMVLVYASLLVIGSVLAAAATNPGMYIAGHILQGLCTSLLLIGAVPPLVLDYPVAKLRSTVVILNVCIFGAVALGPLIGGVQASFNGWRPLFWILAAIAVAALALSVLTFRDTPPANPSSPKDAITVGLAAGGSVAAFYGASELATHSFLDPATLGPLLGGLALIVILFVRQYRSKRPLLCVRILNSTFPVAGVVAALCAAAAAVSAIALSETLLQRQFPPLHAGLLYFPEFGGAVVAAVVFAIVFRSHLIHYFALSGMVLLGAGIVVLASAIPPTSMVTLVGSGLIGVGVGASVVPALFIVGFSLRNNLLQGVFSIIELMRAVAAFMIGPILLHFAISATGFANSVTSTVLWICFGITVGGALFAVWLYWLGHVRPPGPAIEHWFGGGGPAWESPPLPRFPRILGRFGRRTSYGDAEVRETPAPSTDAASSPTDMG